One window of the Bombus pyrosoma isolate SC7728 linkage group LG5, ASM1482585v1, whole genome shotgun sequence genome contains the following:
- the LOC122567912 gene encoding U3 small nucleolar RNA-associated protein 25 homolog encodes MARGKRSIRGGKRKFHRSDDRPKPKKSKFNLKEASYVKDRDIKNKEIEKRRQMLEEEKLQQRDIESENSGDEQENPLQNLLSSFVNTTSLQITAIESNSESDDLSDKDDVEESNEIRDKLTMESNNMDEDADLPSDSDEIKMKDADEEDPETTQEDAGYLKDPFSIHLHDDLSDKLYEAVSNVPQTVETQKIIWPVLGNLTCQIPKFLDDAKDTMKESNISVLEYKQFSKCGTVPQLIDNVNWDKLYVKSQIHGNLTQANHSNTKDNANITPSPMTPLQRELFSIINNYQDLYYPERTFSNADQIRFVYCLHIINHVLKTRTKILHHNAKITKSKCTNMTEIPDEYRDQGLVRPKILIIVPFRHSCLKIVELLISILIGEDKGGSVMNKTRFMEDFSGNELAMSKKNPKPEDYELTFQGNTDDTFKIGIAITKKTLKLYSEFYSSDIIISSLLGLRILIGAEGEADRDYDFLASIELLILDQAELFLMQNWDHMIHILNHLHLQPKDSHGTDFSRVRSWCVNGWTKYYRQTLIFSSIHVPEIYGIFNKKCYNYAGKVKIINPISPGSICQVAVQIPQVFHRFDTSSHSQALEYRMEFFITKILPQYKDRIMNHTLIFIPSYFDFVKLRNYFKKEEYSFVQICEYSKDAKVARARDMFFHSDAHFLLYSERFHFFRRIRVKGIRHIIFYAPPIFPQFYVEMCNLMQEANQNPRSGSGSNMTITVLYCKYDIMQLSAIVGAERASKMFGSEKSIHMLMTGE; translated from the coding sequence ATGGCACGTGGTAAAAGATCAATTCGCGGTgggaaaaggaaatttcacCGGTCCGATGATCGGCCGAAACCCAAAAAGAGTAAATTTAACCTAAAAGAGGCTTCGTATGTCAAAGATCGTGACattaaaaataaggaaatcGAAAAACGTAGGCAAAtgttggaagaagaaaagttacAACAACGAGACATAGAAAGTGAAAATTCTGGCGATGAACAAGAGAATCCATTGCAAAACTTATTATCCTCTTTTGTAAACACAACTAGTTTACAAATTACTGCTATTGAATCTAATTCAGAAAGTGACGATCTTAGTGATAAGGATGACGTTGAGGAGAGTAATGAAATTAGAGACAAGCTAACAATGGAATCTAACAATATGGATGAGGATGCAGATTTACCAAGTGATAgtgacgaaataaaaatgaaagacgCTGATGAAGAAGATCCCGAAACTACTCAAGAAGATGCTGGTTATTTGAAGGATCCATTCTCAATTCATCTTCATGATGATTTAAGCGATAAACTTTATGAAGCAGTTTCTAATGTCCCACAAACTGTAGAAACACAAAAGATAATATGGCCTGTTTTAGGCAATCTTACATGTCAAATACCAAAATTTTTAGATGATGCTAAAGACACAATGAAAGAATCTAACATTTCTGTTTTAGAATATAAACAGTTTTCTAAGTGTGGTACTGTTCCTCAATTAATTGATAATGTAAATTGGGATAAATTATATGTCAAATCCCAAATTCATGGCAATCTTACTCAAGCAAATCATTCAAATACAAAGGATAATGCAAATATAACTCCATCACCTATGACTCCTTTACAAAGGGAgctattttcaataataaataattatcaagaTTTATACTATCCTGAAAGGACTTTTTCTAATGCGGATCAAATAAGATTTGTGTATTgcttacatataattaatcatGTGTTGAAAACACGAACGAAGATATTGCACCATAATGCAAAGATAACAAAATCAAAATGTACAAACATGACAGAAATCCCAGATGAATATAGAGATCAAGGTTTAGTGAGaccaaaaattttaataattgttccTTTTAGGCATTCGTGtctaaaaattgttgaattatTGATATCTATTTTAATTGGAGAAGATAAAGGTGGTTCTGTAATGAATAAGACAAGATTTATGGAAGATTTTAGTGGCAATGAATTAGCAATGTCAAAAAAAAATCCAAAACCTGAAGATTATGAACTGACATTTCAAGGAAATACAGatgatacttttaaaataGGAATTGCTATTACAAAAAAgactttaaaattatattcagagTTTTACTCCTCCGACATAATAATATCATCTCTACTAGgtttaagaatattaataggTGCAGAAGGTGAAGCAGATAGAGATTATGATTTCTTAGCATCAATAGAATTATTGATTCTTGATCAAGCAGAATTGTTTTTAATGCAAAACTGGGATCAtatgatacatatattaaatcatTTGCATTTACAACCAAAAGATTCTCATGGAACAGATTTTTCTAGAGTAAGAAGTTGGTGTGTGAATGGATGGACTAAATACTATAGACagacattaatattttcaagtattcATGTGCCTgaaatttatggaatatttaataagaaatgttACAATTATGCAgggaaagtaaaaataataaatcctATTTCTCCTGGATCTATTTGTCAAGTAGCTGTACAAATTCCACAAGTGTTTCACAGATTTGATACTTCAAGTCATTCTCAAGCCTTGGAATATAGAATGGAGTTCTTTATAACAAAGATACTGCCTCAGTATAAAGATAGAATAATGAATCATACATTGATTTTTATACCATCTTACTTTGATTTTGTGAAATTacggaattattttaaaaaagaagaatatagtTTTGTACAAATTTGTGAATATTCTAAAGATGCAAAAGTAGCAAGAGCAAGAGACATGTTCTTCCATAGTGATGCACATTTTCTCCTATATTCAgaaagatttcattttttccgtAGAATAAGAGTAAAAGGTATAAggcatattatattttacgcaCCACCAATCTTTCCTCAGTTTTACGTAGAAATGTGTAACTTAATGCAGGAAGCTAATCAAAATCCACGTTCAGGTTCTGGAAGTAATATGACAATTActgttttatattgtaaatatgatattatGCAGCTTTCCGCAATTGTAGGAGCTGAAAGGGCAAGTAAAATGTTTGGATCAGAAAAATCCATCCACATGCTCATGACTGGTgaatag
- the LOC122567408 gene encoding WD repeat-containing protein 20 isoform X2: MAVQLDGGGKEDLKTQFVTREGTYKLMTLSEYSRPNRVGYTNGQGSASVRVSFVTLPDPADPTGTQGLGDRMCFNFGKELYVYVYRGVKKAVDLNKPVDKKLYKGTNPTCHNFNQTTATADSAPLLVGFSTGQIQLIDPIQKELSKLYNEDRLIDKSKVTCIKWVPGSNNLFLVSHSSGQLYLYNEELLCGTTAPNYQSFKSGDGYAIYTCKTKSTRNPLYRWVIGAEGCCINEFAFSPCGSNLAVVSQDGFLRVFQYNTMELVGSARSYFGGFLCVCWSPDGRYVVVGGEDDLVTIWSFHEKRVVARGQGHHSWVSVVAFDPYTTSYEDHDPDFSGSDDETLPHNNHNHYHEKANRLSTTSQGIHSNRNSCGSELRVSGGTCYRLGSVSQDTQLCLWDITEDVLRQPMCAKQRPSTAGSSTLPTSTVNSGNGSTTNHHLNNSKHNNLNNVNYKENASGNNDSSNNSMSTNTAVSTVNSLTQRLAGLGFGDRKGDNHKRNFSLTMRGSGASNSTIIQNSSGDKATTNLNANSNLNSVSGSLVGANKKVSSVMDDPMRLIGTAWCPRFDECPVLEPLVCKKLAHERLTELVFREDCFVTACQDGYVYTWARPGHMAGIGQVGNALHVISPTEGGGTIV, from the exons ATGGCTGTGCAGTTGGATGGAGGAGGGAAGGAGGACTTGAAAACACAGTTTGTCACGCGGGAAGGAACCTATAAACTAATGACTTTGTCGGAGTATTCAAGGCCAAATAGGGTCGGTTACACGAATGGTCAAGGAAGTGCATCCGTTAGGGTGTCTTTCGTAACTTTACCGGATCCAGCGGATCCTACGGGTACACAAGGACTTGGTGACCGAATGTGTTTCAATTTTGGCAAGGAGCTTTATGTTTATGTCTATCGAGGAGTTAAAAAG gcTGTGGACTTAAATAAACCAGTGGACAAGAAGTTATATAAAGGAACTAATCCAACATGccataattttaatcaaacaacAGCAACTGCAGATAGTGCGCCGCTATTAGTTGGTTTTTCTACAGGTCAAATTCAACTGATAGATCCAATACAGAAAGAACTCAGCAAATTATATAATGAAGAT AGATTGATTGACAAAAGCAAAGTAACATGTATAAAATGGGTTCCTGGATCAAACAATCTCTTCTTGGTATCGCACAGTTCTGGGcaactatatttatataatgaagAACTTTTATGTGGAACCACAGCCCCTAACTATCAGTCTTTTAAATCAGGGGATGGTTATGCCATATATACTTGTAAAACAAAATCCACAAGAAACCCATTATATAGATGGGTAATAGGTGCAGAAGGATGTTGTATAAATGAATTTGCCTTTAGCCCATGTGGCTCAAACTTAGCAGTTGTTTCCCAAGATGGATTCTTGCgagtatttcaatataatacaATGGAGTTAGTGGGTTCAGCTAGAAGTTATTTTGGTGGATTTTTATGTGTATGTTGGTCTCCAGATGGAAGATATGTTGTTGTGGGCGGTGAAGATGATCTTGTGACAATTTGGAGCTTTCATGAAAAAAGAGTGGTGGCTCGGGGTCAAGGTCATCATAGCTGGGTAAGCGTAGTAGCTTTTGATCCTTATACTACATCTTATGAAGATCATGACCCAGACTTCAGTGGTTCAGATGATGAAACATTACCAcataataatcataatcatTATCATGAGAAGGCCAACCGTTTGTCTACAACATCGCAAGGAATTCATTCAAACAGAAACTCTTGTGGTTCAGAATTAAGAGTGTCAGGTGGTACATGCTACAGGTTAGGTAGTGTGTCGCAAGATACACAGTTGTGTTTGTGGGATATTACAGAAGATGTGTTGAGACAACCAATGTGTGCAAAACAAAGGCCATCTACAGCAGGTTCTAGTACTCTTCCTACATCAACAGTCAACAGTGGGAATGGTTCAACAACGAATCATCATTTGAACAATTCTaaacataataatttgaataatgttaattacaaagaaaacgCGAGTGGTAATAATGATAGTAGTAATAATAGCATGAGTACAAATACAGCAGTGTCAACTGTAAATTCCTTGACACAAAGGTTAGCAGGCCTTGGTTTTGGTGATCGTAAGGGTGATAATCATAAAAGGAACTTCAGCCTCACTATGAGAGGTAGTGGTGCATCTAATAGCACAATAATACAGAACAGTAGTGGTGATAAAGCTACTACTAACTTAAATGCAAATAGTAATTTGAACAGTGTCAGTGGAAGTTTAGTAGGTGCAAATAAAAAGGTTAGTTCTGTGATGGACGATCCTATGAGGTTGATAGGGACTGCCTGGTGCCCTAGGTTTGATGAGTGCCCAGTGCTAGAACCACTAGTGTGCAAGAAGTTGGCACACGAGAGATTGACTGAATTAGTGTTTAGGGAAGATTGCTTCGTAACAGCATGTCAAGATGGATATGTCTACACATGGGCAAGGCCTGGTCACATG GCAGGAATAGGACAGGTTGGAAATGCTCTCCACGTGATCAGTCCTACGGAAGGTGGAGGCACCATAGTATAG
- the LOC122567408 gene encoding WD repeat-containing protein 20 isoform X1 translates to MAVQLDGGGKEDLKTQFVTREGTYKLMTLSEYSRPNRVGYTNGQGSASVRVSFVTLPDPADPTGTQGLGDRMCFNFGKELYVYVYRGVKKAVDLNKPVDKKLYKGTNPTCHNFNQTTATADSAPLLVGFSTGQIQLIDPIQKELSKLYNEDRLIDKSKVTCIKWVPGSNNLFLVSHSSGQLYLYNEELLCGTTAPNYQSFKSGDGYAIYTCKTKSTRNPLYRWVIGAEGCCINEFAFSPCGSNLAVVSQDGFLRVFQYNTMELVGSARSYFGGFLCVCWSPDGRYVVVGGEDDLVTIWSFHEKRVVARGQGHHSWVSVVAFDPYTTSYEDHDPDFSGSDDETLPHNNHNHYHEKANRLSTTSQGIHSNRNSCGSELRVSGGTCYRLGSVSQDTQLCLWDITEDVLRQPMCAKQRPSTAGSSTLPTSTVNSGNGSTTNHHLNNSKHNNLNNVNYKENASGNNDSSNNSMSTNTAVSTVNSLTQRLAGLGFGDRKGDNHKRNFSLTMRGSGASNSTIIQNSSGDKATTNLNANSNLNSVSGSLVGANKKVSSVMDDPMRLIGTAWCPRFDECPVLEPLVCKKLAHERLTELVFREDCFVTACQDGYVYTWARPGHMINVLYHALADARESWMSLPRVYRMAGIGQVGNALHVISPTEGGGTIV, encoded by the exons ATGGCTGTGCAGTTGGATGGAGGAGGGAAGGAGGACTTGAAAACACAGTTTGTCACGCGGGAAGGAACCTATAAACTAATGACTTTGTCGGAGTATTCAAGGCCAAATAGGGTCGGTTACACGAATGGTCAAGGAAGTGCATCCGTTAGGGTGTCTTTCGTAACTTTACCGGATCCAGCGGATCCTACGGGTACACAAGGACTTGGTGACCGAATGTGTTTCAATTTTGGCAAGGAGCTTTATGTTTATGTCTATCGAGGAGTTAAAAAG gcTGTGGACTTAAATAAACCAGTGGACAAGAAGTTATATAAAGGAACTAATCCAACATGccataattttaatcaaacaacAGCAACTGCAGATAGTGCGCCGCTATTAGTTGGTTTTTCTACAGGTCAAATTCAACTGATAGATCCAATACAGAAAGAACTCAGCAAATTATATAATGAAGAT AGATTGATTGACAAAAGCAAAGTAACATGTATAAAATGGGTTCCTGGATCAAACAATCTCTTCTTGGTATCGCACAGTTCTGGGcaactatatttatataatgaagAACTTTTATGTGGAACCACAGCCCCTAACTATCAGTCTTTTAAATCAGGGGATGGTTATGCCATATATACTTGTAAAACAAAATCCACAAGAAACCCATTATATAGATGGGTAATAGGTGCAGAAGGATGTTGTATAAATGAATTTGCCTTTAGCCCATGTGGCTCAAACTTAGCAGTTGTTTCCCAAGATGGATTCTTGCgagtatttcaatataatacaATGGAGTTAGTGGGTTCAGCTAGAAGTTATTTTGGTGGATTTTTATGTGTATGTTGGTCTCCAGATGGAAGATATGTTGTTGTGGGCGGTGAAGATGATCTTGTGACAATTTGGAGCTTTCATGAAAAAAGAGTGGTGGCTCGGGGTCAAGGTCATCATAGCTGGGTAAGCGTAGTAGCTTTTGATCCTTATACTACATCTTATGAAGATCATGACCCAGACTTCAGTGGTTCAGATGATGAAACATTACCAcataataatcataatcatTATCATGAGAAGGCCAACCGTTTGTCTACAACATCGCAAGGAATTCATTCAAACAGAAACTCTTGTGGTTCAGAATTAAGAGTGTCAGGTGGTACATGCTACAGGTTAGGTAGTGTGTCGCAAGATACACAGTTGTGTTTGTGGGATATTACAGAAGATGTGTTGAGACAACCAATGTGTGCAAAACAAAGGCCATCTACAGCAGGTTCTAGTACTCTTCCTACATCAACAGTCAACAGTGGGAATGGTTCAACAACGAATCATCATTTGAACAATTCTaaacataataatttgaataatgttaattacaaagaaaacgCGAGTGGTAATAATGATAGTAGTAATAATAGCATGAGTACAAATACAGCAGTGTCAACTGTAAATTCCTTGACACAAAGGTTAGCAGGCCTTGGTTTTGGTGATCGTAAGGGTGATAATCATAAAAGGAACTTCAGCCTCACTATGAGAGGTAGTGGTGCATCTAATAGCACAATAATACAGAACAGTAGTGGTGATAAAGCTACTACTAACTTAAATGCAAATAGTAATTTGAACAGTGTCAGTGGAAGTTTAGTAGGTGCAAATAAAAAGGTTAGTTCTGTGATGGACGATCCTATGAGGTTGATAGGGACTGCCTGGTGCCCTAGGTTTGATGAGTGCCCAGTGCTAGAACCACTAGTGTGCAAGAAGTTGGCACACGAGAGATTGACTGAATTAGTGTTTAGGGAAGATTGCTTCGTAACAGCATGTCAAGATGGATATGTCTACACATGGGCAAGGCCTGGTCACATG ATTAATGTTCTGTACCATGCTTTGGCTGATGCAAGAGAATCATGGATGAGTCTTCCCAGAGTTTATCGCATG GCAGGAATAGGACAGGTTGGAAATGCTCTCCACGTGATCAGTCCTACGGAAGGTGGAGGCACCATAGTATAG
- the LOC122567913 gene encoding uncharacterized protein LOC122567913 gives MSKEENSDGAPQEGAGGGEGSRKETDIYENRRTKKIIRLVTVMAYMFSVSFVAIVLSAYYLFLWEPPNPRLIRRPVQLSSEPEVQYLQGDKMTVQDDPNKPAQHSNATDFLFLDRIAGIEKPINNYDHVKEHREKLNESLFLLPNSLIESWKNRINNPNSFLQDSSRENGTSNFFNYTSFEKEKTLNLTRKSNGRGAKDSSKITNRMFGNDGTFQILESSTIFGNETNNDHFTNTRNYSESPQDIFPLNHNFTKDTVTNRNEDKNNVLSSFKSEAEMFNKKSVKVKTTQYPEIHLSNGRFIDTTMTIMAINDKENFDIQNSREDRAYNNNNIKQAINLNKQTTLDSSRNLELEDRLEYPEQSNKLPGKLANIALKFKDTQTEKMTTKLTTMASGRSMSEIITTPRQKNLLTILTEIAESSTAPSLTTLEDLQTSLSTETKEISTKMHSNIN, from the exons TGGCGGTGGTGAAGGCTCGAGAAAGGAGACGGATATCTATGAAAATCGGAGGACcaagaaaataatacgattAGTCACTGTGATGGCTTACATGTTCTCTGTAAGTTTCGTAGCCATTGTCTTAAGtgcgtattatttatttctttgggAACCACCTAATCCAAGGCTTATACGAAGACCAGTTCAATTATCTTCCGAACCCGAAGTACAATACTTACAAGGCGATAAAATGACTGTGCAAGATGACCCCAACAAACCCGCACAACACTCTAATGCTACGGATTTTTTGTTCTTAGATCGTATTGCTGGCATAGAAAAACCTATCAATAATTACGATCATGTAAAGGAGcatcgtgaaaaattaaacgaatctttatttctattaccAAATTCTTTAATTGAATCTTGGAAAAATAGAATCAATAATCCGAACTCTTTTCTTCAAGATTCCTCTCGAGAAAATGGGACatctaatttctttaattatacctcattcgaaaaagaaaagacgttGAACTTAACAAGAAAATCAAATGGAAGAGGTGCAAAAGATTCATCTAAAATTACGAATCGTATGTTCGGTAATGATGGTACATTCCAGATACTGGAGTCTTCGACTATTTttggaaatgaaacgaataatgATCATTTTACAAATACCAGAAACTATTCTGAATCACCTCaagatatttttccattaaaccACAATTTTACGAAAGATACAGTTACCAATCGAAACGAAGACAAAAATAATGTTCTATCAAGCTTTAAATCAGAAGctgaaatgtttaataaaaaaagtgtGAAAGTTAAAACGACCCAGTATCCTGAAATACATTTGTCCAATGGAAGATTTATAGATACTACAATGACAATTATGGCgataaatgataaagaaaatttcgatatcCAAAATAGTAGAGAAGATCGTGCGtataacaacaacaatataaaacaagcaattaatttaaataaacaaacaactCTAGATTCTTCTCGTAATTTGGAACTTGAAGATCGTCTAGAATATCCTGAACAGTCCAACAAATTACCTGGAAAACTGGCAAACATTGCGTTGAAGTTCAaag atACGCAGACAGAAAAAATGACAACAAAATTAACGACCATGGCGAGTGGACGAAGTATGTCAGAAATCATAACCACTCCACGAcagaagaatttattaactATTTTAACAGAGATTGCTGAATCATCGACTGCTCCCTCGTTAACAACACTCGAGGATTTACAAACTAGTTTAAGTACAGAAACCAAAGAAATATCTACCAAAATGCATTctaacattaattaa